DNA sequence from the Bacteroidota bacterium genome:
ATGCAGCACCACCTTCGTGAAATGTTTATCATCGCCGTGTGAGAGCGTTCCTTTTATGGTGACTTTTTTATTCAGCAATCCGCCTATCGTTTTCATATCTCCTTCCACCTGCAACCGATCAATATTATTTTCCGTTGGAGAATCACCGCCACTTACATCAAGTTTAGAAGAAGGCCAGATGATGACGTACGTTATTTTCGCATCACTCTTCGGATCGCCGTCTTTTACTTTTCCGAAACCGGTTGTTTGTTCCATCAATCCTTCGACCGTTACTTCCTCGGGCGCATAATGAACGCCGATGTTTCTCGCTTTGTTGAGATCAGAAATGTCATCGCTCTCCGCAACAATTTTCCAAACGCCGTTCTGTTTTGCAAAAATGAGTGACGCCGGGTAATCTGCGGTTTTCCCTCCGGCAGTCACACGCTTGGTGATGCGCACGCGCCAGTTTCCGTCGGGCTGTTGCTCTTCAGAAATATATTCGGTGATCCGCTGCCGGTAATCGTTGTTCTGGGAAAAATAATTCGATTGTCTCTCCACCACAACGGCGCCTGAAATTTTATCGCCGTAATAAAGAACTGAATCAGCGTAAAAAGACCGCATGATGGAAGCATTCTTCATGTTGAGTGAAGCGGTCCAGCTTTCCGTGAGCGAGCGCCAGTCGGAAGCGGTGTCGGATCTGATCGTATCATTTTTTACAATGCCGGGATTTTGATTACCGGAATTATTTTCCGTGCAAGCTGCAAAAAATACCGGGACCAGGAAGAATAATCTGCGCATAAATAGTTTTTCCGAACGAAAGATACGAAACGAATTTGAGAATTATTTTCTCCACTTGCAGATATGCCCGATCATCATGGCTCTCACTTTTTCTTTCAGGGCAGGAATATCCTCTTCCTTCAAGCCCTTTGTTTCAATTGGCGGATCCCACACGGCATGAATTCTTCCCGGCGAAAGTTCCACGGCGTGATTGGGAGATAATTTGTCATCGGTATTGAGGACGGTAAGTATAGCGAGCGGAGTTTGTGTGGCAATAGCAAGGCGGAATGCTCCATCGCGGAATTCAAGAAGAGGAGGATCTTTTTTCCGGTTGCGCGTTCCTTCCGGACAAAGAAAAACAGAAACACCTTCATTGAGTGAACGGCGCATGATCTCGATGCTCTTGTTCCGGTCGGCGCGCTCGGTGCGATTCACGGTTACATAAAGTGATTTCACCACGTAACCGAAAATTGGAATTTTAATGAGTTCTGCTTTCGCAAGAAAACGAAAAGTATTTCCACACGATGAAATGTAAACGGGGATGTCAAGTTGCGACTGGTGATTGGCAATGAAAACGTAAGTTTTTTTTGGATCGATAAAATTTTTATTGCGCACCGTCAATGGTAAAAAAAGAAAAATGCGAAGCGAGGTCGCCCACATACGCGCAATGCGATGAGCGATCATTGTTCTTTTTTTTCCGTGGAAAACAGTGAGCGCAAAAATGGCAAATGGTGCAGCAAGAAGAAGCAGGATGACGAACCAGAGCAGTGCGTAAATTCCGAAAAGCGTTTTCAGTATGCGGAGTAAAAACAAGCGGGGTACAGATTACGAATGTTTACGAATATACGGATCGCTGATCCCTGTTTGACAAATTGCCTGGTGTGAAGAAAAAATCCGCGATCTGTATATCCGTAATCCGTAACCGGTCATTCACTGAAAACCAATCCCTGCCTGTTTTTACCAATGTGATTTTCGTAGAGCAGGTGAATGAGGCCGTCCACCATTCCGATTTGCGGAACATAGAGTTTATTGATCTGCGCATTCTTCATCACGGAGAGAAAAATTTTTCCCGCAGGCACGATCACATCGGCACGATCATCATTGAGCCCGAGCACTTCGATGCGTTCTTTGAGAGAGAAGGAAGAAATGAATTCGTGCAGTTCTTTCAGTTTATTGTAAGTGAGCGGGCGATTCTGTTTTTTGCGCGACATCTTGAAAATTTTGTTGATGTTTCCGCCCGAACCGATGGCCATGAGCGGATGATGATCTTTTGTTTTTTCCTTCACCCATTCTTTGAATTCGGCCCACGTTTCTTTCGCAACAAGATCGTTGAGGAAACGAATAGTGCCCACGTTGAACGAGCGCGATGCGATCACTTTATTGCCGGAAAAAAGTGTGAGCTCTGTACTTCCACCGCCCACATCGATGTAGAGATAGGAATTATTCTGATCGAGTTTTTCTGCAACATGATTGGAATAAATGATTTGCGCTTCGGTTTTTCCGTCAATGATCTCGATGGCGATTCCTGATTCGTGCAGCACCTGTGCCACCACATCCACGCCATTCGATGCATCGCGCATGGCAGAAGTTGCGCAGGCTTTGTATTCGTCTATCTCGTAAAAATTCAGGAGCTGCCGGAAAACTTTCATCGCAATGATGAGTTTTTCGAGTTTCTCTTTGGAGATTTTTTTCTGGAGGAAGGCATCTTCGCCTAAACGCAGCGGAATGCGAACGAGATCGGCTTTTTTGAAAATAGCGCCGCCGGAAGATTCATACACGTTTCCGAGAAGAAGGCGTACCGCGTTTGATCCTATGTCGATTGCTCCGAACTTCAACTTTCTTTTTTGTTATTTCCCGCCTGATCGCTTTTGCTTTCCGCTCGAGAAAATTCCGGATCTCATCCTGTGAGATGACTGCTTTTGTGTTTTTCCTGTTCCGATAAGCATTTTCTTCTTTTCCGCCGATGATGCGCGCTTTCATGTTATCGCGGAGCTGAAGACTGATAATGTGCCTCAGTTCAAGCTGACTTTCCCTGTCGTAGATTGGCGCTGCAACTTCCGAGCGATAATCGAGATTCC
Encoded proteins:
- a CDS encoding 1-acyl-sn-glycerol-3-phosphate acyltransferase, with amino-acid sequence MFLLRILKTLFGIYALLWFVILLLLAAPFAIFALTVFHGKKRTMIAHRIARMWATSLRIFLFLPLTVRNKNFIDPKKTYVFIANHQSQLDIPVYISSCGNTFRFLAKAELIKIPIFGYVVKSLYVTVNRTERADRNKSIEIMRRSLNEGVSVFLCPEGTRNRKKDPPLLEFRDGAFRLAIATQTPLAILTVLNTDDKLSPNHAVELSPGRIHAVWDPPIETKGLKEEDIPALKEKVRAMMIGHICKWRK
- a CDS encoding exopolyphosphatase; the encoded protein is MKFGAIDIGSNAVRLLLGNVYESSGGAIFKKADLVRIPLRLGEDAFLQKKISKEKLEKLIIAMKVFRQLLNFYEIDEYKACATSAMRDASNGVDVVAQVLHESGIAIEIIDGKTEAQIIYSNHVAEKLDQNNSYLYIDVGGGSTELTLFSGNKVIASRSFNVGTIRFLNDLVAKETWAEFKEWVKEKTKDHHPLMAIGSGGNINKIFKMSRKKQNRPLTYNKLKELHEFISSFSLKERIEVLGLNDDRADVIVPAGKIFLSVMKNAQINKLYVPQIGMVDGLIHLLYENHIGKNRQGLVFSE